In one window of Pseudomonas chlororaphis subsp. chlororaphis DNA:
- the rhtA gene encoding threonine/homoserine exporter RhtA, which yields MNDQPRSLASTLFPVGLLLIAMASIQSGASLAKSMFPIVGAQGTTTLRLIFASIIMLLLLRPWRAKLTAKSLRTVIVYGMALGGMNFLFYMSLRSVPLGIAVALEFTGPLAVAIYASRKAIDFLWIALAIIGLLLLIPTSDTSAGIDLIGAGYALGAGVCWALYILFGQKAGADNGIQTAALGVMIAALFVAPIGIVHAGAALLTPSLIPIAIGVAILSTALPYSLEMVALTRMPARTFGTLMSIEPAFGALSGLLFLHEFLSLAQWLAIACIILASVGATLTMRSESKPLVAAD from the coding sequence ATGAATGACCAGCCCCGCAGCCTAGCCTCGACCCTGTTCCCGGTGGGACTGCTGCTTATTGCCATGGCGTCCATCCAGTCCGGCGCCTCACTGGCCAAAAGCATGTTCCCGATCGTGGGCGCACAAGGCACCACCACATTGCGTCTGATTTTCGCCAGCATCATCATGCTGCTGCTATTGCGCCCATGGCGCGCGAAGCTCACCGCCAAGTCCCTGCGCACCGTCATCGTCTATGGCATGGCGCTGGGTGGAATGAACTTTCTCTTCTATATGTCGCTACGCAGCGTTCCTCTGGGAATCGCCGTGGCCCTGGAATTCACCGGCCCACTGGCCGTGGCCATTTATGCTTCGCGAAAAGCCATCGATTTTCTCTGGATCGCTCTGGCGATTATCGGTCTGCTGCTGTTGATTCCAACCAGCGATACGAGCGCAGGTATCGACCTGATCGGCGCGGGTTATGCCTTGGGAGCCGGGGTGTGCTGGGCGCTCTATATTCTGTTCGGGCAAAAGGCCGGGGCCGACAATGGCATCCAGACTGCAGCGCTGGGCGTGATGATTGCTGCCTTGTTCGTTGCGCCTATCGGCATCGTGCATGCCGGGGCTGCCTTGCTGACGCCCAGCCTGATCCCCATCGCCATCGGCGTGGCCATTCTCTCCACCGCCCTTCCCTACAGCCTGGAGATGGTCGCCCTGACCCGAATGCCGGCGAGGACCTTCGGCACGCTGATGAGTATCGAGCCTGCTTTTGGTGCCTTGTCCGGGCTGCTGTTCCTCCACGAATTCCTGTCGCTCGCGCAGTGGCTGGCTATTGCCTGCATCATCCTGGCGTCAGTGGGTGCGACGCTGACCATGCGCAGCGAATCGAAACCTCTGGTAGCGGCAGATTGA
- a CDS encoding TetR/AcrR family transcriptional regulator, whose amino-acid sequence MRYSASHKQETRERLLQSSAVSAKKEGFSTVGVDGLMKVIGLSGGAFYSHFSSKDELFGSIVERELSQSLERLGGDGEQSRMRLERCLKHYLSMAHVESPETGCALPTLGAEISRADEVVRQQAQDWICHLQQSWARTLGSDSLAWSILSQCVGALVVARMLVSPDIQRQVLKSSHDEIVRQLPTQDVQ is encoded by the coding sequence ATGCGTTATTCAGCCAGTCACAAGCAGGAAACCCGGGAACGGCTGCTGCAGAGCAGCGCGGTGTCAGCGAAAAAAGAAGGATTTTCGACTGTGGGGGTCGATGGCCTGATGAAAGTGATCGGGCTGAGTGGTGGGGCCTTCTACAGCCACTTTTCATCCAAGGATGAGCTGTTCGGTTCTATTGTCGAACGTGAGCTGAGCCAGAGCCTTGAGCGTCTGGGGGGCGATGGTGAGCAAAGCCGGATGCGGCTTGAGCGCTGTCTCAAGCACTACTTGAGCATGGCGCATGTCGAGAGCCCTGAAACGGGCTGCGCCTTGCCAACCTTGGGCGCGGAAATCTCACGGGCGGACGAGGTGGTTCGACAGCAGGCGCAAGACTGGATTTGCCATTTGCAGCAGAGTTGGGCGCGTACCCTGGGCAGCGACAGCCTGGCCTGGTCGATTCTGTCGCAATGTGTGGGGGCGTTGGTGGTGGCGCGAATGCTGGTCAGTCCGGACATTCAGCGCCAGGTCCTGAAGTCGAGCCATGATGAAATTGTTCGTCAATTGCCAACGCAGGATGTGCAGTAG
- a CDS encoding SDR family oxidoreductase codes for MTTATENKKVVLVVGAGDATGGAIAKRFAREGFVVCVTRRSADKLQPLVEAIQQSGGEAHGFACDARKEEEVIALIEQIEREIGPIETLVFNIGANVPCSILEETARKYFKIWEMACFSGFLNAREVAKRMVTRKRGTILFTGATAGLRGAAGFAAFAGAKHGIRALAQSMARELGPLNIHVAHVVVDGAIDTDFIRNSFPEKYALKDEDGILNPEHIADNYWHLHSQPRDAWTFELDLRPWNERW; via the coding sequence ATGACTACAGCCACAGAGAACAAGAAAGTCGTTTTGGTCGTCGGAGCCGGCGATGCCACAGGCGGTGCAATTGCCAAGCGTTTTGCCCGGGAAGGTTTTGTCGTCTGTGTCACCCGACGCAGCGCGGACAAGTTGCAGCCCCTGGTGGAGGCCATCCAGCAGTCGGGAGGCGAAGCCCATGGGTTCGCTTGCGACGCTCGAAAAGAGGAAGAAGTGATTGCCTTGATCGAACAGATCGAGCGCGAGATCGGTCCGATCGAAACCCTGGTGTTCAATATCGGCGCCAACGTGCCCTGCAGCATCCTTGAAGAAACAGCGCGCAAGTACTTCAAGATCTGGGAGATGGCCTGCTTCTCAGGTTTCCTCAATGCGCGGGAAGTGGCCAAACGCATGGTCACTCGCAAACGCGGGACCATCCTGTTCACCGGCGCCACCGCGGGCTTGCGCGGCGCTGCGGGGTTTGCCGCCTTTGCCGGAGCCAAGCATGGCATTCGCGCACTGGCGCAAAGCATGGCCCGGGAGCTGGGGCCGTTGAATATCCACGTTGCTCATGTGGTGGTCGATGGCGCCATCGACACGGACTTCATCCGCAACAGTTTCCCGGAAAAGTATGCGCTCAAGGATGAGGACGGCATCCTCAACCCCGAACACATCGCCGACAACTACTGGCATCTGCACAGCCAGCCCCGGGATGCCTGGACCTTCGAACTGGATCTGCGGCCCTGGAACGAACGCTGGTAA
- a CDS encoding 2-hydroxychromene-2-carboxylate isomerase yields the protein MSKTVEFFFDLGSPTSYLAYTQLPKICAQTGSQLIYQPMLLGGVFKVTGNASPISIPAKGRYMLQDLARYAKRYEVPLAFNPHFPINTLLLMRAVTGMQLRHPQRFVAFIDCLFRALWVEKRNLNDQATVAAVLSEGGFDPQEVLALTSDEEVKNALKDKTEQALQRGVFGAPSMFVDNQLFFGQDRLDFVLEALS from the coding sequence ATGAGCAAAACCGTCGAGTTCTTTTTCGACCTGGGTAGCCCGACCTCTTACCTGGCCTACACCCAATTGCCGAAGATCTGTGCCCAGACAGGCAGCCAGCTGATTTATCAACCCATGTTGCTCGGTGGCGTGTTCAAGGTCACGGGCAATGCCTCGCCGATCAGCATCCCCGCCAAAGGACGCTACATGCTTCAGGACCTGGCGCGTTATGCCAAACGTTATGAGGTGCCACTGGCATTCAACCCGCACTTCCCGATCAACACCCTGCTGCTGATGCGCGCGGTGACCGGCATGCAACTGCGACATCCACAGCGTTTTGTTGCCTTTATCGACTGCCTGTTCCGCGCACTCTGGGTCGAGAAGCGCAACCTGAACGATCAGGCCACCGTTGCGGCAGTACTCAGTGAGGGGGGATTCGATCCGCAAGAGGTGCTGGCCCTGACCAGCGATGAAGAGGTCAAGAACGCCCTCAAGGACAAGACCGAACAAGCCTTGCAGCGCGGCGTGTTTGGCGCGCCGAGCATGTTCGTCGATAACCAGTTGTTCTTCGGCCAGGATCGCCTGGACTTTGTCCTCGAAGCCCTGAGCTAA
- a CDS encoding aminopeptidase P family protein — MSTQPLTNGVVPQRLARTRELMNREGIHALLVPSADPHLSEYLPGYWQGRQWLSGFHGSVGTLIVTADFAGVWADSRYWEQATKELKGSGIELVKLLPGQPGPLDWLAEQTPEGGVVAVDGAVMALASARTLGNKLQECGARLRTDIDLLNEVWSDRPSLPDQPIYQHLPPQATVGRVEKLGKLRETLKERGVDWHFIATLDDIAWLFNLRGGDVSFNPVFVSFALISQQQATLFVALSKVDDALRAVLEQDGITLRDYSEVAAALSAISDGASLLVDPARVTVGLLDNLGNGVKLLEGLNPTTLAKSRKSLADAEHIRQAMEQDGAALCEFFAWLESAWGRERITELTIDEHLTAARTRRPGYVSLSFNTIAAFNANGAMPHYHATEEEHAVIEGDGLLLIDSGGQYLGGTTDITRMVPVGTPSAEQKSDCTRVLKGVIALSRAQFPRGILSPLLDAIARAPIWAEGVDYGHGTGHGVGYFLNVHEGPQVIAYQAAPAPQTAMQPGMITSIEPGTYRPGRWGVRIENLAMNREAGTSEFGEFLKFETLTLCPIDSRCLEPSLLTQDEREWLNAYHAEVRRRLSPLLQGAALEWLNTRTATL; from the coding sequence ATGAGTACGCAGCCCTTGACCAATGGAGTGGTCCCCCAGCGCCTGGCGCGCACCCGCGAGCTGATGAACCGCGAGGGCATTCATGCCCTGCTGGTGCCGTCGGCCGACCCGCACCTGTCGGAGTACCTGCCCGGTTACTGGCAAGGCCGGCAGTGGCTGTCGGGTTTTCACGGTTCGGTCGGCACCCTGATCGTGACGGCGGATTTCGCCGGGGTCTGGGCCGATAGCCGTTATTGGGAACAGGCGACCAAGGAACTCAAGGGCAGCGGCATCGAGTTGGTCAAACTGTTGCCGGGCCAGCCCGGCCCGTTGGACTGGCTGGCCGAACAGACCCCGGAAGGGGGCGTGGTCGCGGTCGACGGCGCGGTGATGGCGCTGGCTTCGGCGCGTACCCTGGGCAACAAGCTGCAGGAGTGCGGTGCTCGCCTGCGCACCGATATCGATCTGCTGAACGAAGTCTGGAGCGACCGCCCGAGCCTGCCGGACCAGCCGATCTACCAGCATTTGCCGCCCCAGGCCACGGTCGGCCGGGTCGAGAAGCTCGGCAAGCTGCGCGAAACCCTGAAAGAGCGAGGCGTGGACTGGCATTTCATCGCCACCCTCGACGACATCGCCTGGCTGTTCAACCTGCGCGGCGGCGATGTCTCGTTCAACCCGGTGTTCGTCTCCTTCGCCCTGATCAGCCAACAGCAGGCGACGCTGTTCGTGGCGCTGAGCAAAGTCGATGACGCCTTGCGTGCCGTGCTGGAACAGGACGGCATCACCCTGCGTGACTACAGCGAAGTGGCCGCGGCCCTGAGTGCGATTTCCGACGGCGCCAGCCTGCTGGTGGATCCGGCGCGGGTTACCGTCGGTTTGCTGGATAACCTTGGGAACGGTGTGAAGCTGCTGGAGGGTCTGAATCCGACGACCTTGGCCAAGTCCCGCAAAAGCCTGGCCGACGCCGAGCATATCCGCCAGGCCATGGAGCAGGACGGTGCGGCGCTTTGCGAATTCTTCGCCTGGCTGGAGTCGGCCTGGGGCCGTGAACGCATTACCGAGCTGACCATCGACGAGCACCTGACCGCGGCGCGCACCCGTCGCCCCGGTTATGTGTCCCTGAGCTTCAACACCATCGCTGCGTTCAACGCCAATGGCGCGATGCCGCATTACCACGCCACCGAAGAAGAGCACGCGGTGATCGAAGGCGATGGCCTGCTGCTGATCGATTCCGGCGGCCAATACCTGGGCGGCACCACGGACATCACCCGCATGGTCCCGGTCGGTACCCCGAGTGCCGAGCAGAAGAGCGATTGCACGCGGGTGCTCAAGGGCGTGATCGCCTTGTCCCGGGCGCAATTCCCGCGGGGCATCCTGTCGCCGTTGCTGGACGCCATCGCCCGCGCGCCGATCTGGGCCGAAGGCGTGGATTACGGGCACGGCACCGGTCATGGCGTGGGGTATTTCCTCAATGTCCACGAAGGCCCGCAAGTGATCGCCTATCAGGCGGCGCCAGCACCGCAAACCGCGATGCAGCCAGGGATGATCACCTCGATCGAGCCGGGTACTTATCGTCCGGGCCGTTGGGGCGTACGCATCGAAAACCTGGCGATGAACCGTGAGGCAGGCACTAGCGAATTCGGCGAGTTCCTCAAGTTTGAAACCCTGACCTTGTGCCCGATTGACAGCCGCTGCCTGGAACCTTCACTGCTGACCCAGGACGAGCGTGAGTGGCTCAACGCCTACCACGCTGAAGTGCGTCGGCGCCTGAGTCCGCTGCTGCAGGGCGCGGCGCTGGAATGGCTGAATACCCGTACCGCAACCCTCTGA
- a CDS encoding cysteine desulfurase family protein, whose protein sequence is MNKRPLYFDYAATTPVDERVIQVMVECLGFNGNFGNPASSSHAFGQQARRSVELARQQVAQLVGAAPEQIVWTSGATESNNLALKGVAQARVISGGHIITSQIEHKAILDTASQLQAAGVAVTYLVPDSDGLITPEAVSEALRDDTFLVSLMLVNNELGTLNDIPGIGRVVRERGALLHVDAAQGAGKAAIDLAQWPVDLMSFSAHKIYGPKGIGALYVGPRAQQRLQAQIHGGGHEGGLRSGTLATHQIAAMGAAFALAAEHFDEEAATIACLRERLLEQLADVPGLRLNGSPAQRIPHTLSLTFGEGEFNPTALSASIAFSATSACNSASNAPSHVLLALGLDARAAGRTIRLSLGRFTTEQDIDQAVQLIKASSASAPTFWAVAQP, encoded by the coding sequence ATGAATAAACGTCCTCTCTATTTCGACTACGCCGCCACCACGCCGGTGGACGAGCGAGTCATTCAGGTGATGGTGGAATGTCTGGGGTTCAACGGTAACTTCGGCAATCCGGCGTCCAGCTCCCACGCCTTCGGCCAACAGGCCCGGCGCAGCGTCGAGCTGGCGCGCCAGCAGGTCGCCCAACTGGTGGGCGCGGCGCCCGAGCAAATCGTCTGGACCTCCGGCGCCACCGAATCCAACAACCTGGCGCTCAAGGGCGTGGCCCAGGCCCGGGTCATCTCCGGCGGGCACATCATCACCAGCCAGATCGAACACAAGGCCATTCTCGACACCGCCAGCCAGTTGCAGGCTGCCGGCGTGGCCGTGACTTACCTGGTGCCGGACAGCGACGGGCTGATCACGCCCGAGGCGGTCAGCGAGGCCCTGCGCGACGACACCTTCCTGGTGTCGCTGATGCTGGTCAATAACGAACTGGGCACGCTCAACGACATCCCGGGCATTGGCCGTGTGGTCCGCGAGCGCGGGGCGCTGCTGCATGTCGACGCGGCCCAGGGCGCGGGCAAGGCGGCGATCGACCTGGCGCAGTGGCCGGTGGACCTGATGTCCTTTTCCGCCCACAAGATTTACGGCCCCAAGGGCATCGGCGCGCTCTACGTCGGCCCGCGCGCGCAGCAGCGCTTGCAGGCGCAGATCCACGGCGGCGGCCATGAAGGCGGCTTGCGCTCCGGGACGCTCGCGACCCATCAGATTGCCGCCATGGGCGCCGCCTTTGCCCTGGCCGCCGAACATTTCGACGAAGAAGCGGCGACCATCGCCTGTCTGCGCGAGCGTCTGCTCGAACAATTGGCCGACGTGCCGGGGCTGCGCCTGAACGGCAGTCCGGCCCAGCGCATTCCCCATACCTTGAGCCTCACCTTCGGTGAAGGGGAGTTCAACCCGACGGCCCTGAGTGCCTCCATCGCGTTTTCCGCGACCTCGGCCTGCAACTCGGCGAGCAATGCGCCGTCCCATGTGTTGCTGGCGCTGGGGCTCGACGCCCGGGCGGCGGGGCGGACTATCCGCCTGAGCCTGGGGCGTTTCACCACCGAGCAGGACATCGATCAGGCCGTCCAGCTGATCAAGGCTTCATCCGCCAGTGCACCGACGTTCTGGGCGGTTGCCCAACCCTGA
- the msuE gene encoding FMN reductase gives MSRPLKVVALSGGTWRPSRTLVLTQALLAELAGQLPIESTLIELGDIARPLGAALSRQELAAEVEAQLQAIESADLLIVAAPVYRGSYPGLLKHLFDLIDLNALIDTPVLLAATGGSERHALVLDHQLRPLFSFFQALTLPIGVYATEADFANYQITSEPLKARIRLAAERAAPLFGVHPKNLLKIA, from the coding sequence ATGTCGCGTCCATTAAAAGTCGTTGCTCTGTCCGGTGGAACCTGGCGCCCCTCGCGCACCCTGGTGCTGACCCAGGCGCTGCTCGCCGAACTGGCGGGGCAATTGCCGATCGAGAGCACGCTCATCGAACTGGGCGACATCGCCCGCCCCCTGGGCGCGGCCCTGTCCCGCCAGGAGCTGGCCGCGGAAGTCGAAGCGCAGTTGCAAGCCATCGAAAGCGCCGACCTGCTGATCGTCGCAGCGCCCGTGTACCGCGGTTCCTACCCGGGCCTGCTCAAGCACCTGTTCGACCTGATCGACCTCAACGCGCTGATCGACACCCCGGTGCTGCTGGCCGCCACCGGTGGCAGTGAACGTCACGCCCTGGTGCTCGATCACCAACTGCGGCCGCTGTTCAGTTTCTTCCAGGCCCTGACCCTGCCCATCGGGGTCTATGCCACCGAGGCCGACTTCGCCAACTACCAGATCACCAGCGAGCCCTTGAAGGCCCGCATTCGCCTTGCGGCAGAACGCGCCGCGCCGCTGTTCGGCGTGCATCCGAAAAATCTGCTGAAAATCGCTTAA
- the ssuD gene encoding FMNH2-dependent alkanesulfonate monooxygenase encodes MDVFWFLPTHGDGHYLGTTQGARPVTLNYLKQVAQAADSLGYHGVLIPTGRSCEDSWVIASALVPLTERLRYLVAIRPGIISPTVSARMAATLDRLSNGRLLINVVTGGDPDENRGDGSFLSHSERYEVTDEFLRIWRRVLQGEAVDFEGKHLHVQNAKALYPPVQKPYPPLYFGGSSDAAHDLAAEQVDVYLTWGEPPAAVAEKLADVRERAARHGRTVKFGIRLHVIVRETAEEAWKAADKLIEHISDDTIAAAQQSFSRFDSEGQRRMAALHDGRRDNLEIAPNLWAGVGLVRGGAGTALVGNPEQVAARIKEYADLGIESFIFSGYPHLEEAYRFAELVFPLLPEPYASLAGRGVTNLTGPFGEMIANDVLPAKAAGG; translated from the coding sequence ATGGATGTTTTCTGGTTTCTTCCGACTCACGGCGACGGCCATTACCTGGGCACCACCCAGGGCGCGCGTCCGGTCACCCTCAACTACCTCAAGCAAGTGGCCCAGGCCGCGGACAGCCTGGGCTATCACGGCGTACTGATCCCCACCGGGCGTTCGTGCGAAGACTCCTGGGTGATCGCCTCGGCGCTGGTGCCCCTGACCGAACGCCTGCGCTACCTGGTGGCGATCCGTCCGGGGATCATCTCGCCGACCGTCTCAGCGCGCATGGCCGCGACCCTCGACCGGCTGTCCAACGGCCGCCTGCTGATCAACGTGGTGACCGGCGGCGACCCTGACGAGAACCGTGGCGACGGCAGCTTCCTCAGCCACAGCGAACGCTATGAAGTCACCGACGAATTCCTGAGGATCTGGCGCCGGGTGCTGCAAGGCGAAGCCGTGGACTTCGAAGGCAAGCATCTGCATGTGCAGAACGCCAAGGCCCTGTACCCGCCGGTGCAGAAACCTTACCCGCCGCTGTATTTCGGCGGGTCCTCGGACGCCGCCCATGACCTCGCCGCCGAACAGGTAGACGTGTACCTGACCTGGGGCGAACCACCGGCCGCGGTCGCCGAGAAACTCGCCGACGTACGCGAACGGGCCGCCCGCCATGGCCGCACGGTGAAGTTCGGTATCCGCCTGCATGTGATCGTGCGCGAAACCGCGGAAGAGGCCTGGAAGGCCGCGGACAAGCTGATCGAACACATCAGCGACGACACCATCGCCGCCGCGCAGCAATCCTTCTCGCGCTTCGACTCCGAGGGCCAGCGGCGCATGGCCGCCTTGCACGACGGGCGGCGCGACAACCTGGAAATTGCCCCCAACCTCTGGGCCGGCGTCGGCCTGGTACGTGGCGGCGCCGGCACCGCGCTGGTGGGCAACCCTGAGCAGGTGGCGGCGCGGATCAAGGAATACGCGGACCTGGGGATCGAGAGCTTCATTTTCTCCGGCTACCCGCACCTGGAAGAAGCCTACCGCTTTGCCGAGCTGGTGTTCCCGCTGCTGCCGGAGCCCTACGCCAGCCTGGCCGGACGTGGCGTGACCAACCTCACCGGGCCGTTCGGCGAAATGATCGCCAATGACGTGTTGCCGGCGAAAGCGGCTGGAGGCTGA
- a CDS encoding acyl-CoA dehydrogenase family protein: MTAKPQSALLSPLQTARQLAAEFALTAVERDERGGTPKAQRDALRQSGLLALSIPTQYGGLGASWSETLNIVREFAKVDSSIAHVFGFHHLMLATVRLFARPEQWQPWFEQTARKNWFWGNALNPLDTRTVVKNLGGWREFSGKKSFCSGASDSEMLIASAVDESNGGKLLIAAIPSGRSGITLHNDWNNMGQRQTDSGSASFERVRVEESELLLDPGPLSTPFACLRPLIAQLTFTHMFLGIAEGAFEEARQYTLTETRPWHKSSAQEAYQDPYVLGHYGDFWVALEGMRLLVERAAELLDKAWAKGPNLSAEERGHLATAIATAKVATTRQGLELCSRLFEVTGARSTHASLRLDRHWRNLRTQTLHDPVDYKLHELGDWALNQSLPTPTFYS; the protein is encoded by the coding sequence GTGACTGCCAAGCCGCAAAGCGCCTTGTTGTCCCCCTTGCAGACCGCCCGCCAGCTGGCGGCCGAGTTTGCCCTGACCGCTGTCGAACGCGACGAACGCGGCGGTACCCCGAAAGCCCAGCGCGACGCCCTGCGCCAGAGCGGCCTGCTGGCCCTGAGCATTCCCACCCAGTACGGCGGCCTCGGCGCCAGCTGGAGCGAGACCCTGAACATCGTCCGCGAGTTCGCCAAAGTCGACAGCTCCATCGCCCACGTCTTCGGTTTCCATCACCTGATGCTGGCCACCGTGCGCCTGTTCGCCCGCCCGGAACAATGGCAACCCTGGTTCGAACAGACCGCGCGCAAGAACTGGTTCTGGGGCAACGCCCTCAACCCGCTGGACACCCGTACCGTGGTGAAGAACCTCGGCGGCTGGCGCGAGTTTTCCGGCAAGAAAAGCTTCTGCTCCGGCGCCAGCGATTCGGAAATGCTCATCGCCTCGGCGGTCGACGAAAGCAACGGCGGCAAGCTGCTGATCGCCGCCATCCCCAGCGGCCGCAGCGGCATCACCCTGCACAACGACTGGAACAACATGGGCCAGCGCCAGACCGACAGCGGCAGCGCCAGCTTCGAGCGGGTGCGGGTCGAGGAATCGGAACTGCTGCTGGACCCGGGGCCCTTGAGCACGCCCTTCGCCTGCCTGCGCCCACTGATCGCCCAACTGACCTTCACCCACATGTTCCTCGGCATCGCCGAAGGGGCGTTTGAAGAAGCTCGCCAGTACACCCTCACCGAAACCCGGCCCTGGCATAAGTCCAGCGCGCAGGAGGCTTATCAGGACCCATATGTGCTGGGCCATTACGGTGATTTCTGGGTGGCCCTGGAAGGCATGCGCCTGTTGGTGGAGCGCGCCGCGGAGCTGCTGGACAAGGCCTGGGCCAAGGGGCCGAACCTGAGCGCCGAAGAACGCGGTCACCTGGCCACGGCCATCGCCACCGCCAAGGTCGCCACCACGCGCCAGGGTCTGGAGCTGTGCAGCCGCCTGTTCGAGGTCACCGGCGCCCGCTCCACCCACGCCTCCCTGCGCCTGGACCGGCATTGGCGCAACCTGCGCACGCAAACCCTGCACGACCCGGTGGATTACAAACTCCATGAGTTGGGTGACTGGGCCCTGAACCAGTCCCTGCCGACCCCGACTTTCTATTCCTAG
- a CDS encoding sigma-54 interaction domain-containing protein, whose translation MQLLTLPPSPALATSIRATAQVFEDPKSQALLAHLQQVAPSEASVLIIGETGTGKELVARHIHNLSARRNRPFVAVNCGAFSESLVEAELFGHEKGAFTGALSAKAGWFEEANGGTLFLDEIGDLPMAIQVKLLRVLQEREVVRLGSRKSIPIDVRVLAATNVQLEKAINAGHFREDLYYRLDVVSLELSPLRERPGDILPLTRHFIEAYSQRLGYGAVTISSEAEHKLRSYSWPGNIRELENVIHHTLLICRDGVIERDDLRLSNMRIERQDDSHHSHDDSAEALLERAFHKLFEEQAGALHEKVEDALLRAAYRFSHYNQVHTANLLGLSRNVTRTRLIKIGELAVNKRRPPEKPGQHERTLQLSI comes from the coding sequence ATGCAGCTTTTGACCCTACCGCCCTCGCCGGCCCTGGCCACCTCGATCCGGGCCACCGCCCAGGTGTTCGAAGACCCGAAATCCCAGGCCTTGCTGGCGCATCTGCAGCAGGTCGCGCCGAGCGAGGCCAGCGTGTTGATCATCGGCGAAACCGGTACCGGCAAGGAGCTGGTGGCGCGCCATATCCACAACCTCAGCGCCCGACGCAACCGGCCCTTCGTGGCGGTGAACTGCGGCGCGTTCTCCGAGTCGCTGGTGGAGGCCGAGCTGTTCGGCCATGAAAAAGGCGCCTTCACCGGGGCCCTGAGCGCCAAGGCCGGCTGGTTCGAAGAGGCCAATGGCGGGACCCTGTTCCTCGACGAAATCGGTGACCTGCCGATGGCAATCCAGGTGAAGCTGCTGCGGGTGCTGCAGGAGCGCGAAGTGGTGCGCCTGGGTTCGCGCAAAAGCATTCCCATCGATGTGCGGGTGCTGGCGGCGACCAACGTGCAACTGGAGAAAGCCATCAACGCCGGGCATTTTCGCGAGGACCTGTACTACCGCCTCGACGTCGTCAGCCTGGAACTGAGCCCGCTGCGCGAGCGCCCCGGCGACATCCTGCCGCTGACCCGGCACTTTATCGAAGCCTACAGCCAGCGCCTGGGCTACGGCGCCGTGACCATCAGCAGCGAGGCCGAGCACAAGCTGCGCAGCTACAGTTGGCCGGGCAATATCCGCGAACTGGAAAACGTCATCCACCACACCCTGCTGATCTGCCGCGACGGCGTGATCGAGCGCGACGACCTGCGCCTGTCGAACATGCGCATCGAGCGCCAGGACGACAGCCACCACAGCCATGACGACTCAGCCGAAGCCCTGTTGGAGCGGGCCTTTCACAAACTCTTCGAAGAGCAGGCCGGCGCCCTGCATGAAAAGGTCGAGGACGCGCTGCTGCGCGCGGCCTACCGCTTCAGCCATTACAACCAGGTGCACACCGCCAACCTGCTGGGCCTGAGCCGCAACGTCACCCGCACCCGGCTGATCAAGATCGGCGAACTGGCGGTGAACAAGCGCCGCCCACCGGAAAAACCCGGCCAGCACGAGCGCACCCTGCAACTGTCGATCTAG
- a CDS encoding antibiotic biosynthesis monooxygenase, which produces MHAFAQNRSFTQLIEFETEPHQQSGLVSALSEQTERLAQGYPGFLSGSVQASEDGRRVLNYLQWQTREAGEAAFQSFEKGEQDFWQLLRAYQAKTVTFGSFQVVRSIERSPDNALHCRLAS; this is translated from the coding sequence ATGCACGCGTTTGCGCAAAACCGCAGCTTTACGCAATTGATCGAATTCGAAACCGAACCCCATCAACAATCCGGCCTGGTGTCGGCGCTGTCCGAGCAGACCGAACGCCTGGCCCAGGGCTACCCGGGTTTCCTGAGTGGCAGCGTGCAGGCCAGCGAGGACGGCCGGCGGGTGCTCAACTACCTGCAATGGCAAACCCGGGAAGCCGGCGAGGCGGCCTTCCAGAGTTTCGAGAAGGGCGAACAGGATTTCTGGCAACTGCTGCGTGCCTACCAGGCCAAGACCGTGACCTTCGGCTCGTTCCAGGTGGTGCGCAGCATCGAGCGCAGCCCGGACAACGCGCTGCACTGCCGTCTGGCCAGCTAG